One segment of Capnocytophaga sp. oral taxon 878 DNA contains the following:
- a CDS encoding energy transducer TonB, translating to MNLIKTLVVSIMLIGGVAMVQAQENDKAVDLNASVVKEKPYYAKYENPHFKKEELFARYLDFWVTQKFNYPKEALDKEIQGTVKVHYLVDRKGNFSVQNVEGEPILAAEGKKIFANFPQLVPAKDAKGNAIAVQGVYPIEFKMYIAK from the coding sequence ATGAATTTAATAAAAACTTTAGTAGTGAGCATTATGCTCATTGGTGGTGTTGCGATGGTGCAAGCCCAAGAGAATGATAAAGCTGTTGATTTAAACGCTTCGGTAGTGAAAGAGAAACCTTACTATGCTAAATATGAAAATCCTCACTTTAAAAAGGAGGAGCTTTTTGCAAGATATTTGGATTTTTGGGTTACACAGAAATTTAACTATCCTAAAGAGGCTTTGGATAAAGAAATACAGGGAACGGTAAAGGTACATTACTTGGTGGACAGGAAAGGGAATTTTAGCGTTCAGAATGTAGAAGGGGAGCCTATTTTGGCAGCTGAAGGTAAGAAGATATTTGCGAATTTCCCTCAGTTGGTGCCTGCTAAGGATGCTAAGGGGAATGCTATTGCTGTGCAAGGGGTGTACCCGATAGAGTTTAAAATGTATATAGCGAAATAG
- the cysD gene encoding sulfate adenylyltransferase subunit CysD: protein MNKEHLRQLEAESIYIMREVAAQFERPALLFSGGKDSITLVHLAMKAFAPMKIPFPLVHIDTGHNFPEALAYRDALAERLGAELIVRQVGDTIKAKGLTEPKGKFASRNWLQTHTLLDTIEEFHFDACIGGARRDEEKARAKERFFSVRDEFGQWDPKLQRPELWNIYNGRIQKGENVRVFPISNWTELDVWSYIQQEKIELPSIYFAHNRDVIEHEGRLIAVSPFIQIDENDTIVNKCVRYRTVGDMTCTAAVESTAATLEDVVNEITASRISERGETRIDDKVTEAAMEDRKKGGYF, encoded by the coding sequence GTGAATAAAGAACACTTAAGACAATTAGAAGCTGAAAGTATTTATATTATGCGTGAGGTGGCTGCGCAGTTTGAGCGTCCGGCGTTGCTGTTTAGTGGCGGTAAGGATTCTATTACTTTAGTACACCTTGCTATGAAGGCTTTTGCGCCTATGAAAATACCTTTCCCTTTGGTACATATTGACACGGGGCATAACTTCCCAGAGGCGCTTGCTTATAGAGATGCTCTTGCTGAACGATTGGGGGCAGAGCTGATAGTGCGCCAAGTGGGAGATACTATCAAGGCTAAGGGGCTTACTGAACCTAAAGGTAAGTTTGCTTCGCGCAATTGGCTACAAACACATACTTTGCTGGATACCATTGAGGAATTTCATTTTGATGCTTGTATAGGGGGGGCGAGACGTGATGAGGAGAAGGCTCGTGCTAAAGAGCGTTTCTTTTCGGTAAGAGATGAATTTGGACAATGGGACCCTAAACTGCAGCGTCCTGAACTTTGGAATATTTACAATGGACGGATACAGAAGGGGGAAAATGTGAGGGTGTTCCCTATTTCGAATTGGACGGAATTGGATGTATGGAGTTATATTCAGCAAGAGAAGATAGAGTTACCGTCTATTTACTTTGCTCATAACCGTGATGTTATTGAACACGAAGGTAGACTCATAGCGGTATCACCTTTTATACAGATAGATGAAAATGATACTATTGTAAACAAGTGTGTGCGCTATCGTACGGTAGGTGATATGACTTGTACGGCTGCTGTGGAGAGTACAGCTGCTACTTTGGAAGATGTGGTAAATGAAATTACTGCTTCGCGTATATCGGAACGTGGTGAAACCCGAATAGATGATAAAGTGACAGAAGCAGCAATGGAAGACCGTAAAAAAGGTGGATACTTCTAA
- a CDS encoding GDP-L-fucose synthase, which produces MEKSAKIYIAGHKGLVGSAIWKNLQQKGYTNLIGRTASELDLRNTAAVEAFFAAEQPEYVFLAAAKVGGIMANNTYRADFIYENLMIQNNVIHAAYQHKVKKLLFLGSTCIYPKEAPQPMPENCLLTSPLEYTNEPYAIAKIAGIKLCESYNLQYGTNFIAVMPTNLYGPNDNFHLENSHVLPAMVRKIHLAKALMNNDWNAIKDDLNRRAVEGVSGGNSEEEIKTILAKYGITDTQVTLWGTGTPLREFLWSEDMADACVFVMERINFADTYPVGAKEVRNTHINIGTGKELSIKALSELIKEAIGYKGAIVFDSSKPDGTMRKLTDPSKLHSLGWKHTIELQEGVKLMYDYYLQ; this is translated from the coding sequence ATGGAAAAGTCAGCTAAAATATATATTGCAGGGCATAAGGGTTTGGTAGGCTCGGCAATATGGAAAAACCTGCAACAAAAGGGATATACCAACCTTATAGGTAGAACTGCTTCTGAATTAGACCTTCGTAATACTGCTGCTGTGGAGGCTTTTTTTGCTGCTGAACAGCCTGAATATGTATTTCTTGCTGCTGCTAAAGTAGGTGGTATTATGGCAAATAATACGTATAGAGCAGACTTTATCTATGAAAATTTAATGATTCAGAATAATGTAATTCACGCTGCTTATCAGCATAAGGTAAAGAAGCTCCTTTTCTTGGGAAGTACTTGTATCTACCCAAAAGAAGCTCCTCAGCCAATGCCTGAAAACTGCTTGCTTACTTCGCCATTGGAATATACTAATGAGCCTTATGCTATTGCTAAGATTGCAGGTATTAAGCTTTGCGAAAGCTATAACTTACAGTATGGCACTAACTTTATTGCGGTTATGCCTACAAACCTATATGGGCCTAATGATAATTTCCATTTGGAAAACTCGCATGTGCTTCCTGCTATGGTTCGCAAAATACACTTGGCTAAAGCGTTAATGAACAACGATTGGAATGCTATAAAAGATGACCTTAATAGGCGTGCTGTAGAAGGAGTATCGGGGGGCAATAGCGAAGAAGAAATTAAGACAATCTTGGCTAAGTATGGTATTACAGATACCCAAGTGACGCTTTGGGGTACGGGTACGCCTTTGCGTGAATTCCTTTGGAGTGAAGATATGGCTGATGCTTGTGTGTTTGTAATGGAACGTATTAACTTTGCTGATACTTACCCTGTAGGGGCTAAAGAAGTGAGAAACACTCATATTAATATTGGTACTGGTAAAGAACTTTCTATCAAAGCACTGTCTGAACTTATTAAGGAGGCTATTGGTTATAAGGGGGCTATTGTTTTTGATAGTTCTAAACCCGATGGGACTATGCGCAAGCTTACTGACCCGTCTAAACTTCATAGTTTGGGGTGGAAGCATACTATTGAACTTCAAGAAGGTGTTAAACTGATGTATGATTATTATCTACAATAA